In Chthoniobacterales bacterium, the genomic stretch CGTGTGACAAGTGACGTGGTGGGGAGCGGGACGCGAAGCACGGCATTTGCCTGCGCTTCTGGCACGGATTTCGCAGTAAAGGCCGGCATGTTCCCTAAGAAAAAGCAGAAACGATCGACTCTTCCGACAGTTCGCCGGTTGGCTGGACAATCCATTCGGGATGAAAAAGAGCGGCTTACCGACAATCGCTTCGTACCGTTTTATTATGCTACCGCATTTCTCTGGATTCTTTGGGGCTTGGATGAATTCAGATCGTGGGCTCACCAGCCACCCCAGCCGCGGCTAATGTTTTGCGTCGCGGTTGTAGCCACAGGAGTTTCTCTGATCGTTATTGGGCGCTTATTTAACGAGTTCCGCAGACTGAATCGCGGTGAGCGAGGAGAGTTGCATGTGGCGGAAGTCCTGGAGGGACTTCGCAGATTCGGTTACCAACCTTTTCATGATTTGAAGCGCGACGGATTCAATATCGATCACGTTGTTGTCGGCCCCGCTGGAGTCTTCGCCATCGAGACGAAATTCCGGAGTGGCGCGGGAGAGATTAGTTTCCGGAACGGCGAAGGACTGTTCGTCGATGGACGTCCGGAAGAAAACGATTGTCTCAATCAGGCGGT encodes the following:
- a CDS encoding nuclease-related domain-containing protein; translated protein: MFCVAVVATGVSLIVIGRLFNEFRRLNRGERGELHVAEVLEGLRRFGYQPFHDLKRDGFNIDHVVVGPAGVFAIETKFRSGAGEISFRNGEGLFVDGRPEENDCLNQAVANAAEVRRMIKQDCNVHEWVDAVLVFVGDWRVRNEWQTTNARVVTADRLVPYFVSQQPRLTRREIELIASHLGRSAKS